In the Setaria italica strain Yugu1 chromosome VI, Setaria_italica_v2.0, whole genome shotgun sequence genome, one interval contains:
- the LOC101783679 gene encoding uncharacterized protein LOC101783679 — MTMEQHYFAPAPAPSQKVRCPVSAILELIQRTAVIKPHVLRVNVLTLGNAILAGILVGIGTYGTRYRHRAFVRALFQGATTLFLPILSYVVSSASATVSTFRQSTPGYIGDPSEIAFNFGCDASKHLFIDLIWAGLVNIVGIITCTMVAATDREGRNIGLPMALLVQAIWSCYLVVSLRPQIEAFLEIPYMLLPTIFALFFAKMALRYYAFLKARRSVALGHNPPLIVGYIEQLHKGSRYCIPQTVEHCPPPLVVTGEHRHDVVKVPHGFFFKRLHHNQDDSMTTMSNYSGLVTVDKIWLSDNKILTSAPWLKDVCLSFSLFKLLRCRFAGYSVAEAGFQEAYSFFLHVLLKDKDHERVYGVITDELSFLHDYYYSSIPIHYSNFWLPMLNIFVSLLTIIYCLLLARLGIPEFITDMEYHSAQVHCWISCSAYGHNFNGYYDRWSVRFGNIAFDAVPVAIVVVVVVLAEAREIATYICSKWTKVGLISYVVNNHDKWQGSPSMQEWIGRVLRCRCKLMKHWDDKMNQCSVLVLHPRRSDPIVSLISRLLHLPDRKRNVKVPRVVKAAIVDALRSNNNNNGFLADPATFLRQSLEDRSGTFLWASDGEGIADIILMWHIATGILGVRRQHQQPPSGDMIVATHLSRYCAYLVAYVPELLPDYDKWSKGLYMAVKKDSMRALAGRAARPAAESEYDKLVSLLQERAENEVLRNGVKLAEKLEREGEEAAWRLLAGFWSQMILYIAPSENLNGHADAIARGGELITFVWALLMHAGIARRPATGERV; from the exons ATGACCATGGAGCAGCATTACTttgcgcctgcgcctgcgcctaGCCAAAAG GTCAGATGTCCCGTGTCTGCAATCTTGGAGCTCATCCAACGCACCGCAGTGATAAAACCGCACGTGCTGCGAGTGAATGTGCTCACGCTGGGCAACGCCATCCTGGCCGGAATCCTAGTCGGAATAGGCACATACGGAACTCGTTATCGGCACCGTGCCTTTGTTCGAGCCCTATTTCAGGGAGCCACCACCTTGTTCCTGCCGATCCTCTCCTATGTTGTTTCCAGTGCCTCAGCCACCGTTTCCACCTTTCGACAATCAACACCTGGTTACATCGGTGATCCTTCAGAAATCGCATTTAATTTCGGGTGCGATGCATCCAAGCACTTGTTTATAGACCTAATTTGGGCAGGCCTTGTAAACATTGTTGGAATCATTACATGTACAATGGTCGCTGCCACTGACAGAGAAGGTCGAAACATTGGGCTCCCTATGGCACTGCTTGTACAGGCAATTTGGTCGTGTTACCTTGTGGTATCACTGAGACCACAAATAGAAGCCTTCTTGGAAATCCCATACATGCTCTTACCCACAATCTTTGCTCTTTTCTTTGCTAAAATGGCTCTAAGGTATTATGCATTCCTAAAGGCCCGGCGTTCTGTTGCACTTGGACACAATCCCCCTCTTATTGTTGGATACATAGAGCAACTGCACAAGGGGAGTAGATATTGTATACCACAAACAGTTGAGCATTGTCCTCCTCCACTTGTAGTTACGGGAGAGCACAGGCATGATGTAGTGAAGGTTCCTCATGGTTTCTTCTTCAAACGGCTGCACCACAACCAAGATGACAGCATGACCACGATGAGCAATTATtctggcttggtaactgttgacAAAATCTGGCTGTCAGATAACAAGATTCTGACATCAGCACCATGGCTCAAAGATGTATGCCTTTCATTCTCATTGTTCAAGTTGTTGCGGTGTCGGTTTGCAGGCTACAGTGTTGCTGAAGCAGGCTTTCAGGAAGCCTACAGCTTCTTCTTGCATGTGTTGCTCAAGGACAAGGACCATGAAAGAGTGTATGGCGTGATAACTGATGAGCTCTCTTTTCTGCATGATTATTACTATTCATCCATCCCAATCCACTACTCAAACTTCTGGTTGCCCATGCTAAACATCTTTGTTTCACTGTTGACTATAATCTACTGCTTATTACTTGCTCGATTGGGCATACCTGAGTTCATCACAGACATGGAATATCATTCAGCTCAGGTTCACTGCTGGATTTCTTGCTCTGCTTATGGTCATAATTTTAATGGATATTATGACCGGTGGTCGGTGCGTTTTGGAAATATAGCGTTTGATGCTGTTCCGGTAGCGATAGTCGTTGTAGTGGTTGTGCTTGCTGAGGCAAGGGAGATTGCTACCTACATCTGCTCTAAATGGACTAAAGTAGGACTCATCAGCTATGTAGTAAACAACCATGATAAGTGGCAGGGATCTCCTTCCATGCAAGAATGGATTGGGCGTGTGCTGAGATGCCGGTGCAAGCTGATGAAGCATTGGGATGACAAAATGAACCAATGCTCGGTGTTAGTGCTCCACCCAAGAAGAAGTGATCCAATAGTGTCCCTTATCTCGCGTCTCCTCCATTTGCCCGACAGGAAGAGGAATGTCAAGGTGCCAAGGGTGGTGAAGGCTGCCATTGTCGATGCGCTCagaagcaacaacaacaacaatgggtTCCTGGCTGACCCTGCAACGTTTCTCCGGCAGAGCCTAGAAGACAGAAGCGGCACCTTCCTTTGGGCCTCCGACGGCGAAGGTATTGCTGATATCATACTCATGTGGCACATTGCAACAGGCATCCTTGGGGTGAGGCGCCAGCACCAACAACCTCCTTCTGGCGACATGATTGTTGCCACACACTTGTCACGGTACTGCGCCTACTTGGTGGCGTACGTGCCGGAGCTGCTTCCCGACTACGATAAATGGAGTAAGGGCTTGTACATGGCAGTCAAGAAGGACTCCATGCGTGCTCTGGCTGGCAGGGcagcacggccggcggcggagtcgGAGTACGACAAGCTGGTGTCGTTGCTGCAGGAAAGGGCGGAGAATGAGGTGCTGAGGAACGGCGTGAAGCTTGCCGAGAAGCTGGagcgggaaggggaggaggcggcgtggaGGTTGCTCGCTGGATTCTGGTCACAGATGATCCTGTACATCGCTCCGTCGGAAAACCTCAACGGGCACGCGGACGCCATTGCCCGGGGCGGCGAGCTGATAACATTCGTCTGGGCACTGCTTATGCACGCGGGGATTGCCAGGAGGCCGGCTACTGGCGAAAGAGTTTGA
- the LOC101784082 gene encoding F-box protein PP2-B10, which translates to MAAEQQSSSGAHAAATQLGDLPDACLAQAIALTSPRDACRCAAVSPAFRAAADSDHVWRGFLPEQLMIDGHSYKPAAVALHQAPAPAAKSKKEAYLGLCNASGAVAVGDGDGGCRVWLERATGARCYALSARRLSLPWDDGEFSWKFTPHPRSRFAEVAELVDCTCLDIYGALPASSLTPATPYAAYLVYDTAAEGGHRGLSYPDQETTVSLGGRVVARHDVCIRPDDAEARKFWGGGGRTGGGDREEPRRPRRREDGWWEMEMGRLPSTAGEPEEEVVASFEVLGWYPKRGLVVEGIEFRPVVESST; encoded by the exons atggcggcggagcagcagTCGAGCAGCGGCGCTCACGCGGCGGCGACCCAGCTGGGCGACCTGCCGGATGCGTGCCTGGCGCAGGCCATCGCGCTCACCTCCCCGCGCGACGCctgccgctgcgccgccgtgtCACCGgccttccgcgccgccgccgactctgACCACGTCTGGCGGGGCTTCCTCCCCGAGCAGCTGATGATCGACGGCCACAGCTACaagcccgccgccgtggcgctccaccaggcgccggcgccggcggccaagAGCAAGAAGGAGGCGTACCTCGGCCTCTGCAACGCCTCCGGCGCCGTGGCCGTCGGTGATGGCGACGGCGGGTGCCGGGTGTGGCTGGAGAGGGCCACCGGCGCCAGGTGCTACGCGCTGTCGGCGAGGAGGCTCAGCCTGCCCTGGGACGACGGCGAGTTCTCCTGGAAATTCACGCCCCATCCCCGCTCCAG GTTCGCGGAGGTGGCGGAGCTGGTGGACTGCACGTGCCTGGACATCTACGGGGCGCTCCCGGCGTCGTCCCTCACGCCGGCGACGCCCTACGCGGCGTACCTCGTCTACGacacggcggcggagggtggcCACCGCGGCCTCAGCTACCCGGACCAGGAGACGACGGTGTCCCTGGGCGGCCGCGTCGTCGCGCGCCACGACGTGTGCATCCGCCCCGACGACGCCGAGGCGCGCAAGTTctggggcggcggtggccggacTGGTGGCGGCGATCGCGAGGAGCcgaggcggccgaggaggagggaggacgggtGGTGGGAGATGGAGATGGGGCGGCTGCCGAGCACCGCCGgcgagccggaggaggaggtggtggcgagcTTCGAGGTGCTCGGGTGGTACCCCAAGCGCGGCCTTGTCGTCGAGGGCATCGAGTTCAGGCCCGTCGTCGAAAGTTCTACCTGA